One Solanum pennellii chromosome 10, SPENNV200 genomic region harbors:
- the LOC107001543 gene encoding uncharacterized protein LOC107001543 produces the protein MERCSVWSEDGIKDLKKAFEDFNHGTIVEWRHEESMRSLEVKTFKYVFWAFKSCIDGFQTCRPVISVDGTHMYGKYEIKLLIAVGIDGNDNTLPLAFAIVDKESKEAWKRFFKNLSAHVIKDREDICIISYRAKGILTSLQELRRFQEPESSIDIV, from the exons ATGGAGCGTTGTTCCGTCTGGTCTGAAGATGGCataaaagatttgaaaaaag CTTTTGAAGACTTTAACCATGGAACAATTGTGGAATGGAGACACGAAGAGTCTATGCGTTCATTAGAggtaaaaacttttaaatatgtattttgggCTTTCAAGTCATGCATTGATGGATTTCAAACATGTCGCCCTGTTATTTCAGTAGATGGAACTCATATGTATGGAAAATATGAGATTAAATTATTGATTGCTGTTGGAATTGATGGAAATGATAATACTCTTCCTCTAGCGTTTGCTATTGTAGACAAAGAATCGAAAGAAGCATGGAAACGGTTTTTTAAGAATTTGAGTGCACATGTCATAAAAGATAGAGAAGATATTTGTATTATATCTTATAGGGCAAAAGGAATATTGACAAGTTTGCAGGAGTTGCGGCGATTTCAGGAGCCTGAGTCTTCCATCGATATTGTATAA